actaatgataaatgaagaaaatattgtaaatgaagtatgaccatcagatgcacgtttgttgatttatgccttctgaaagtctagatttcgtttgagggtatcGGTTTTAGAAATTTCAAATGTCTAATCTTTCAATTTTCACTGCATGAATGTCTTATTAATGATAAATGATGAAAATaatgtaaatggagtatgaccatcataTGAACGTGTGTCTATTATTTATGCCCTCCGAAAGTCAGGATTCGtatgagggtctcggttttagaaagTTTTCaattgtctaatattgcaattttaactccataaatgtcttaataaggATAAATGAAAAAAATATTGTAAATGGAGAATGACCATCAGATGAACGTGTGTTGATTTACTCCCTCCGAAAGTTGGGATTTCGTTTGAGTGTCTCGGTTTTACTGAAAATTTTCAAATGTCTAATCTTACAATTTTAACTTCAtgaatatattaatgataaatgaagaaaatattgtaaatggagtatcaccatcagatgcacgtatgttgatttacgccttcctAAAGTCGGAATTTCGTTTTAAGGTCTCGGTTTTAGAAAGTTTCCAAATGTCTAATCTTGATATTTTAATTGTATGAATGTCttattaatgataaatgaataaaaaaatgtaaatggagtatgaccatcacatgaacgtatgttgatttatgccttccgaaagtcggaatttcgtttgagagtctcggttttaggaaattttcaaatgtCTAATCTTGCAATATTAACTACGTGAATGTGTtactaatgataaatgaataatttattgtaaatggagtatgaccatcagatgcacgtatgttgatttatgccttccgaaagtcgagatttcgtttaagagtctcggttttaggaaattttcaaatgtctaatcttgcagttttaactGCGTGAATGTCTTAGTAATGATAAGTGAAGAAAAAATTTTAATTAGACTATGACCATTagatgcacgtatgttgatttatataTGCCTTCCAAAAGTCATGATTTCGTTTGAGACTCtcgattttaggaaattttcaaatgtCTCATCTTGCAATTTTAACTATATGAATGTCTTAGTAATGATAAGAGAAGAAAATAATGTAACtaaagtatgaccatcagatgcacgtatgttgatttatgctttcATAAAGTCGGCATTTCGTTTCTGAGTcccggttttaggaaattttcaaatgtCTAATCTTTCAATTTTAACTGCATAAATGTCTGAATAATGATAAATGTAGAAAATATTGTaattggagtatgaccatcagatacacctatgttgatttatgtcttctaAAAGTCGGGATTTCGTTTGAGGTTCTCGGTTTTAGGAAGTTTTCTAATGTCTAATCTTACAGTTTTAACTGCATGAATGTCTTGGTAATGATAAGTGAATAAAATATTGTAATTgcagtatgaccatcagatgcacgtatgttAATTTTTGCCTTCCGAAAGTTAGGATTTCATTTGAGGGTCTCGATTTTAGGAATCTTCATATGTCTAATCTTGAAGTTTTAACTTCATGAATGTCTTGGTATCCCCCCTACatctaagagaataaaaattctcttacctttccctccaaaaggcatttagctaaataaggtaacaaattactatatttttttcattacattattatcttttcaattaatatattcttataattaaactctaatcttttaattaaaattcatatGACTTCTTCATTaaaatccataatttattatgcaatcatttccatttccatagatattatttttcatcagttacactctaaaattacgcaaacttcttatgcagtctttaacataattattgtaATCACTTACACCCGTTACGTACATCTGTTTCTTATATTATCCTTCATCGGTATGGTGTATATTTTAAAGGACGTAACaacttttatgtatttttttaattaaaaaaaaatattagtctaATTATTCGTAAATTATCTTTTTAAGTGTGTGGTATACTGTTTTTGTTATAAGTTTTATACGCGttttaattaaattttatatttttacatcacttaattgtaatttaatgtcataaattagtttcattcaatgatatagcattatatagttaatttttatagtaaagtaaaaatagtttaagagaaaaataacttaacttaaagtgtcttttcattgtaataaactttcattttctacctcttactaagattatattagtacattataacattaaaggtaaagttaatttatgcaattaatttaatgagaatgtctctttattaaacaaaactaaaaaataccgtgatgtagcacggggatctacactagttgaTAAATCAAGAGAATATAGTAATTGGAGCATGACCATCAGATGCACgcatgttgatttatgccttctgaaaGTCAGGATTTCGTTTGAggttctcggttttaggaaatcttCAAATGTTtaatcttgcagttttaactgcgtgaatgtcttaataatgataaataaagaaaatattgtaaatggagtattaccatcagatgcacgtatgttgatttatacccTCCGGAAGTCGGGATTTCATTTAAGGGTCGGTTTTAGAAAATTCTCAAATGTCTAATcttgcaattttaactccatgaatgtcctaataatgataaataaggaaaatattgtgaatggagtatgaccatcagatgaacgtatgtttatttatgccttccgaaagtcgggATTTCGTTTACCAGTCTCGGTTTTAGAAAAATTTTAAACGTCTAATCTTAcaattttaactccatgaatgccttaataatgataaatgaagaaattattgtgaatggagtatgaccatcatatgcacgtatgttgatttatggccTCCGAAAGTCAGGATTTCGTTTAAGGGTATCGGTTTTAGAAAATTTCCAAATGTCTAATTTTACAGttttaactacatgaatgtcttaataattatAATTGAAGAGTATATTATaattggagtatgaccatcaaatgcacgcacgtatgttaatttatgccttcaaatagtcgagatttcgtttgaggttatcggttttaggaaattaatgtttaaataatgataaatgaagaaattattgtaattggagtatgaccattacaagcacgtatgttgatttataccttaCCAAAGTTGGGATTTCGTTTTAGgatctcggttttagaaaattttaaatttataatttttatattggATGAAAGTAATAATATGGGATTATAAGTTACAAATGTTGTAGTTTTTCATTAAACAAAGTTTGTAGCTTTTAACCAAAGTATCTTAAAAAACCGAGTTGACAAATCAAGATACAATGTATTGTTGCTGTCCATTGGAAATGATCtaaaaacacatggaaaaatgAGGGGGAAAAGCTTAAAAGGGAGTAAAATGAGGGGGTTATGTAGCAAGTACTCCTACTACACCAAACGATTGTGGTGTGGAATGCTTCAGTTGCAATTGATaaccaataaataaaagaatgaagTCATCAAATCTCAAAATAAAAGCCACCAGAAGAAAATTGCAGCCACTCGGCATCTGACATTTGACATTTCACTTGTCACTTTGTGTCTCAACACAACAACTTGTTCATTCCAACACCCACTATTAGTTAGTCCATCTCATTTCATTTGTTGCTTTGATTTCCTTGACTAATAATCGGTACCATGAGGTGTTCCGGAGATCAAAAGGTTTCATATCAAACTCTCCTGTTTACATAGTCTGTTTATTTGTTTGTTAATTGGTATGTACGGACAGGTGATTGATATGATTGATTGAATGATTAATTGGTATGTACGGACAGGTGACAACAATGATACTCAAGGTTGATCTTCAGTGCTGTGAATGCTACAAGAAGGTGAAGAAAATCCTTTGCAAATTTCCTCGTCAGTCCTCTTTTATCCATCCTATCTACTCGTTTATATTATTAATCCAAATAAAACAGGACTAAGTAGTGTTAATTAATTATGTTTTGTTGACAAGAGAAATACGAGACCAAATATATGATGAGAAGCACAACATGGTGATCATCACGGTGGTGTGCTGCAGTCCTGAGAGGATCAGGGACAAACTTTGCTCCAAAGGTCGTAAGACCATCAAGAGTATTGAGATCAAGGAccctgctcctcctcctcctcctaagAACCCTAAGCCCAAGCCTGATCCTACCCCTTCCCTTCCAGAAAAGCCTATTCCCATTCCACCAGCTGCTCCCGCTCCTGAACCACCTAAGCCTAaccccaaacccaaacccaaacccaaccctacacctcctcctcctgctcctgctccggCTCCGGCTCCTGCTCCGGCTCCGGCTCCGGCTCCAGCTCCAGCTCCAGCTCCAGCTCCAGCTCCGGCTCCCATGCCAACTCAGGATCCACCCAAGCCACCAGTTCCAACTCCTCAGCCGCAGCCCCCACCAATGCCAGAGCCTGTGGCCCAATGGATACCTGGATACCCTCCTTGCCCGCCCCCCCAAGTATCAGTATGCTGTGGTTCTTGTTATGAAGGCAGGCCTGGCGGTCCCTGTTACCATGGAGGGTATGGGTACCAATACGGGAGGCCTCCTTGCCCCCCCGGTTACTACGGTAGTCCCTGCGATTACTTCACTGAGGAGAATCCTTCGGCGTGTTCTATCATGTGACCACTCATGTGATCACTAATTCATCAACCTTTtttttgtttatatatatatatatatatacacgctGTATATAATAGCAGTATTATTGCAGCATACTGTAATTTTGTTTCTTCACATGCACATCGAGTCATCTACACTCTACAGGTTATAAATTTACTTGTATGTTATAGAGGATACATACTGTACGTGTATGAACTAAATTGTTGAGAAGAATAATTAATACGCAGGTTTGTTATTAAGAAATCATACTTGAATATGCCATATCATCCCTTATCATTTGTACCTCCAAGTGTTATTACTCACCTGTATTGGAGAATATAGTGCAGTAGTGATGCTGATAGGATCTGTTTATTGCGGAGTAATACACTAGTGAACTTAAAAATCACAACTGTTATTATGCCAAATCATTCTACATCAATAAGTAAAGAAAAAGACTCATCACCCACCTATAATAGATTGGTAGGTTTATAAGTTAAATTGAATTTCAGAATAATTAAAAGACTCGTCGGCTCAGGGGCTGTGTGGTATTACAAGGTTAATTACAAAAGTGGTAACGTCGGTAGGTACATGATATGGTCGATTCGGCAAACCACTTTCAAGTTGCTTTCGGATGGGGTCTAGATTCTTGGTTTAATATTTGTCCTAGCTCTATATGAATTGATGGTTTTTAGGATGACTTACATACAAACATTTGATTAAAAGACCAATATGAATGATGAGTGCGACTTAATTTAAGTTAAAAACAAATACAAATGTTAATTCGTTTTTGCCATATTTTCCTTTAATTTTTAATGTTGTAAATTTGTAAAGGTGATTATTAAAAAATGGAAAATCTTTAATATTACTTAAAAACGTCTTAATTTAAGATCTCTCACAAATTACAATGCTAATTTTTATTGGGGGTGAAAAGTGTTTTAAGttaagatggtttaaaaccaAAAAAATGGGTTagatatcacaaattctcattatagataaACACTATAGACGGAttgtgtccgtctataatgagaggGACTGTGTGGGTATATGCTGTGGAATGATGGGATCCCCAGCCCCAGTTAAAGGAAAGGGAGTCGAGAGACAAGGTAGAGCGTAGACGGTTAGTTGATAAGGTTGACAAGAAGAAGAATGGGTGTATGTGTGGCATCTGTATGTGGTGCTTCAACACAATCACAGTCACAATCACTATCACTTGTGTGGTGGGATAACATTAAcagatcatcatcatcatcatcatcatcagtaaGAGTAAGAAGATTGATCTCCAGTTCCAATTGGAAGCCAAAGTGTATCTCCAGTTCAGATGTTTCGTCTGAAAGCAGAAGCAGAAGCAGTTATGTGTGGGTTAACCCCGACAGCCCCCGCGCATCTCAACTTGGCAAACATTCCTACCACTCCCGCTACACTTCCCTTGTTAATCTCTCCCAAACACTTGAccattcttcttcttctgataTTGATGTTTCTTCTATCTTATCTTGTTTCCCTGAACCTCTTTTCGAGCAAGACGCCGTCATTGTTCTCAACCACATGACCAACCCCCACGCCGCCTTATCTGTTCTCCACTTTTTCCAGGATAACCTCTCCTCCTCCTTGACCAGGCATGTTGTTTTGTACAACGTCACTCTCAAGGTCTTGAGGAAGTCTCGCTCCTTCCATACTGCCCACAACCTGTTCGACCAAATGCTTCTTAGAGGTGTCACCCCTGACAATATTACCTTCTCTACTCTTATTAGCTGCGCTAGGATCTCCAACTTTCCCCATATTGCTGTCCAGCTTTTTGAGAAGATGCCCGCTTTTGGATGTGTCCCTGATGATGTTACCTACTCTGCTATGATTGATGCCTATGGAAGAGCCGGCGATGTCGATACCGCCTTGCAATTGTACGACCGTGCTAGGACTCACAACTGGAAGCTTGACGCCGTCACCTTCTCTACCTTGATTAGGATTTACGGTAAGACCGCTAACTATGATGGCTGCTTGAATGTCTACGAGGAGATGAAGGCTCTTGGGGTTAAGCCTAACCTTGTTACTTATAACACCTTGCTAGATGCTATGGGTCGCGCCAAGAGGCCCTGGCAAGCTAAGACCATTTACAAGGAAATGACTGCCGCTGGGATTGCTCCCACTTCCGCCACTTATGCTGCCCTTTTGAGGGCCTTTTGCCGTGCTCGTTATGCCCAGGATGCCATCAACCTCTATAAGGAGATGAAACACAAAGCCCTTCCCCTTAATACTATTCTTTACAATACCCTTTTAGCAATGTGCGCCGATGTCGCTTACGCAGATGAGGCTGTCGAGATATACCAGACTATGAAGACTTGCGGGGATTCCAAGCCCGATAGCTGGACCTTTTCTTCCATGGTGACCATATACGCATGCTGTGGGAGAGTTGGCGAGGCGGAGAGTGTGGTTGATGAGATGGTAGAAGCTGGTTTTGAACCTAACATCTTTGTGTTTACCTCGCTTATTCAGTGCTATGGGAAGGCTAATCAAACAGATGATGTGGTGAGGACGTTCAATAGAGTTTTGGATATGGGAATTACGCCTGATGATAGGTTTTGTTGTTGCCTTCTAAATGTTATGACCCAAACGCCGAAAGAAAAGGTAAGCAAGCTGCTGGAGTGCATTGAGAAGGCGAATGCTAAGCTTGGTAACTTGGTTGAAATGTTGTTGGGAGAAGAATTCAGTCAAGGGCAGTTGAAAGCAGCTGCCTTTGAACTCTTTGATACTGTCAGTATGGATGTAAAGAAACCATATTGTAACTGTATGATTGATGTGTGTGTCAACTTTAATATGTTGGAGAGAGCTTGTGAGCTATTGGAGATGGGTCTGACATCCCGTATATACACTGATATTCAATCACGAACTCCCACACAGTGGTCTTTGCACTTGAAATCCCTTTCTCTGGGAGCAGCATTGACCTCCTTACACGTttggatgaatgacttgaagaagGCTATAGAAAGCGGAGAGCAGCTTCCACCACTCCTTGGTATTAACACAGGACATGGTAAGCACAAGTACTCTGAAAAAGGATTGGCAGGAGCATTTGAAGCACACCTCAAGGAGCTCAACGCCCCCTTTCATGAGGCACCTGATAAGGCTGGCTGGTTTCTCACAACCAAGGCTGCTGCCAAATCATGGTTGGAATCTCAATCACCTCAACGCACCACTTCTGTCTTTGAAAATTCTACTGTATGCTAAATATTCAGAAAGTCAGAAATGGAGATTATATTGAATACTCCATTATATTTGTAGTTGGCGACAATGAGGATGAGTTTTTATAGAAATCCAGTCCAATGGCTTACGAGAAAGTGTTTTGATAGAATTTAGTGCTTACAAGGAATCAAGTAAATACACGGTCAACATAAAACTTGATAATTGAGATTCTACCTCACATTTAAAATAGAGTATAAGATAATTTTGATAGACTTTAATGCTTATATACAGCAGACAGCCCATAGGCCTGTTTTATATCAATTCCGTTAAACAACATTACACAGTTAATGATTCTAATGGATGGGATTTACTCTTATTTCAACTTTTAATCAAGGGTAGGACTTGGGCAAGAGTTTGTCTTGGAAATTGTCAAACACAAGGTGCTAACCCGCCTTTATACTGTAGCCTCATTGGCGCCCTTCAATATTTAACGTTTTCACTTTTCACGACCCGATATCTCTTATTTTGTTCAACAAATTTGTTTGTTCATGCACAATCCCATGGATCATCATATGAATGCTCTCAAGCACGTTAATCGTTATATACAAGGTACGCTTCCTTATGGTCTTTGGCTCGGTTCCACCTCATTTCGCTCCTTAACTCGGTTCCACCTCATCTCGCTCCTTAACATCCTACACGAATGCAGATTGGGTTGCGTGTCCCGACACGCGTCAGTCTACTAGTGGCTATTGTGTATCTTTAGGGGACAATATGGTCTATTGGGCTTCTAA
This portion of the Silene latifolia isolate original U9 population unplaced genomic scaffold, ASM4854445v1 scaffold_307, whole genome shotgun sequence genome encodes:
- the LOC141639224 gene encoding uncharacterized protein LOC141639224, whose product is MRCSGDQKVTTMILKVDLQCCECYKKVKKILCKFPQIRDQIYDEKHNMVIITVVCCSPERIRDKLCSKGRKTIKSIEIKDPAPPPPPKNPKPKPDPTPSLPEKPIPIPPAAPAPEPPKPNPKPKPKPNPTPPPPAPAPAPAPAPAPAPAPAPAPAPAPAPAPMPTQDPPKPPVPTPQPQPPPMPEPVAQWIPGYPPCPPPQVSVCCGSCYEGRPGGPCYHGGYGYQYGRPPCPPGYYGSPCDYFTEENPSACSIM
- the LOC141639223 gene encoding pentatricopeptide repeat-containing protein At4g16390, chloroplastic isoform X1; its protein translation is MGVCVASVCGASTQSQSQSLSLVWWDNINRSSSSSSSSVRVRRLISSSNWKPKCISSSDVSSESRSRSSYVWVNPDSPRASQLGKHSYHSRYTSLVNLSQTLDHSSSSDIDVSSILSCFPEPLFEQDAVIVLNHMTNPHAALSVLHFFQDNLSSSLTRHVVLYNVTLKVLRKSRSFHTAHNLFDQMLLRGVTPDNITFSTLISCARISNFPHIAVQLFEKMPAFGCVPDDVTYSAMIDAYGRAGDVDTALQLYDRARTHNWKLDAVTFSTLIRIYDAMGRAKRPWQAKTIYKEMTAAGIAPTSATYAALLRAFCRARYAQDAINLYKEMKHKALPLNTILYNTLLAMCADVAYADEAVEIYQTMKTCGDSKPDSWTFSSMVTIYACCGRVGEAESVVDEMVEAGFEPNIFVFTSLIQCYGKANQTDDVVRTFNRVLDMGITPDDRFCCCLLNVMTQTPKEKVSKLLECIEKANAKLGNLVEMLLGEEFSQGQLKAAAFELFDTVSMDVKKPYCNCMIDVCVNFNMLERACELLEMGLTSRIYTDIQSRTPTQWSLHLKSLSLGAALTSLHVWMNDLKKAIESGEQLPPLLGINTGHGKHKYSEKGLAGAFEAHLKELNAPFHEAPDKAGWFLTTKAAAKSWLESQSPQRTTSVFENSTVC
- the LOC141639223 gene encoding pentatricopeptide repeat-containing protein At4g16390, chloroplastic isoform X2: MGVCVASVCGASTQSQSQSLSLVWWDNINRSSSSSSSSVRVRRLISSSNWKPKCISSSDVSSESRSRSSYVWVNPDSPRASQLGKHSYHSRYTSLVNLSQTLDHSSSSDIDVSSILSCFPEPLFEQDAVIVLNHMTNPHAALSVLHFFQDNLSSSLTRHVVLYNVTLKVLRKSRSFHTAHNLFDQMLLRGVTPDNITFSTLISCARISNFPHIAVQLFEKMPAFGCVPDDVTYSAMIDAYGRAGDVDTALQLYDRARTHNWKLDAVTFSTLIRIYDEAVEIYQTMKTCGDSKPDSWTFSSMVTIYACCGRVGEAESVVDEMVEAGFEPNIFVFTSLIQCYGKANQTDDVVRTFNRVLDMGITPDDRFCCCLLNVMTQTPKEKVSKLLECIEKANAKLGNLVEMLLGEEFSQGQLKAAAFELFDTVSMDVKKPYCNCMIDVCVNFNMLERACELLEMGLTSRIYTDIQSRTPTQWSLHLKSLSLGAALTSLHVWMNDLKKAIESGEQLPPLLGINTGHGKHKYSEKGLAGAFEAHLKELNAPFHEAPDKAGWFLTTKAAAKSWLESQSPQRTTSVFENSTVC